A window of the Salmo trutta chromosome 25, fSalTru1.1, whole genome shotgun sequence genome harbors these coding sequences:
- the LOC115162082 gene encoding mirror-image polydactyly gene 1 protein-like isoform X5, with protein MFNEQIPAKMLLIFLLNFVRAYGEAHCLSLRHLSERREELAVDGSLGSFVVGLTKGSEDIGNPTICWFSALVEEIYQSQRDRDQAAMAWLCLSNEERDEALLRAKRLQQAAAELEDINPEGSDTDLEELLNSVTSANSTLGIERSAAVIVDRLQKAQERRRKITAKEISVVIEERDRALARVGLTNTQLL; from the exons ATGTTTAATGAGCAAATTCCAGCTAAAATGCTATTGATTTTCTTACTGAACTTTGTAAGGGCTTATGGCGAGGCTCACTGTTTATCATTGCGCCATCtcagtgagagaagagaggaattAGCTGTTGATGGATCTCTGGGCTCCTTCGTAGTGGGATTAACAAAGGGATCTGAAGACATTGGTAACCCCACAATCTGCTGGTTTTCAG CCCTAGTGGAGGAGATCTACCAGTCTCAGAGGGATAGGGACCAGGCGGCGATGGCCTGGCTGTGTCTGTCAAATGAAGAGAGGGACGAGGCCCTGCTCCGGGCCAAGCGGCTGCAGCAAGCGGCAGCTGA GCTGGAGGATATTAACCCTGAAGGAAGTGATACG GATCTTGAGGAGCTGCTGAACAGTGTGACCAGTGCAAACTCAACGCTGGGTATTGAGCGGAGCGCGGCGGTGATCGTGGACCGGCTGCAGAAGgcccaggagaggaggaggaagataacAGCAAAGGAGATAAGCGTTgttatagaggagagagacagagcactgGCCAGGGTTGGTCTGACCAACACACAGCTgttatag
- the LOC115162082 gene encoding mirror-image polydactyly gene 1 protein-like isoform X4, with protein sequence MFNEQIPAKMLLIFLLNFVRAYGEAHCLSLRHLSERREELAVDGSLGSFVVGLTKGSEDIGNPTICWFSALVEEIYQSQRDRDQAAMAWLCLSNEERDEALLRAKRLQQAAAELEDINPEGSDTDLEELLNSVTSANSTLGIERSAAVIVDRLQKAQERRRKITAKEISVVIEERDRALARVGLTNTQLL encoded by the exons ATGTTTAATGAGCAAATTCCAGCTAAAATGCTATTGATTTTCTTACTGAACTTTGTAAGGGCTTATGGCGAGGCTCACTGTTTATCATTGCGCCATCtcagtgagagaagagaggaattAGCTGTTGATGGATCTCTGGGCTCCTTCGTAGTGGGATTAACAAAGGGATCTGAAGACATTGGTAACCCCACAATCTGCTGGTTTTCAG CCCTAGTGGAGGAGATCTACCAGTCTCAGAGGGATAGGGACCAGGCGGCGATGGCCTGGCTGTGTCTGTCAAATGAAGAGAGGGACGAGGCCCTGCTCCGGGCCAAGCGGCTGCAGCAAGCGGCAGCTGA GCTGGAGGATATTAACCCTGAAGGAAGTGATACG GATCTTGAGGAGCTGCTGAACAGTGTGACCAGTGCAAACTCAACGCTGGGTATTGAGCGGAGCGCGGCGGTGATCGTGGACCGGCTGCAGAAGgcccaggagaggaggaggaagataacAGCAAAGGAGATAAGCGTTgttatagaggagagagacagagcactgGCCAGGGTTG GTCTGACCAACACACAGCTGttatag